TTCCATTCATGTTAACCTACctctatttttaaatttcagcaATCGCAGCGCACCAATCAACGAAAGATGAATAAACCAATGGGTAAAAAACGGCAGAAAGGATCGAAACCGGTAATCGATGAAATAGAAGTGGCGGGAAAGAATCTACGAGATGAAGCACTGAAGTATATGAAGGtaagttgaataatttatcttGTAGCACAAACACGATTTGATCCTTACACTTTTCTGAAAGAGCCACTCAAAAAGCTTACACATCAAGGACAGAAATATATTGTTCATATATTCATATAACCATTCCAGGTGTCCtaaaacaatttgaaattaCATTGTAAAAAGGATGTGGGCTTATCATACCTGTTGTAGGATCCATAACGATAAAATATGTACAAATATAAATAGAGAAGAACTGATCATAGAAGAGTGGATCTGCTCATtaattcgaacaaaaaaatacaacaaaatcgaaaaaaaacccggattAGGAGAAAGCGGAAAGCTTCGATGTCCTTGGAAAGCTTCACGTCCTTTCTTAGTTGTCATTTTGACGTATACGCGGCGCTAGTGTAGAGGTAGCAAAGTGGTCTTGCAACCGTCGTTTTTCCAACAACAGcgacaaaatttaaattttccacgtGTTCCGGGAATTTCGCACGTGTGTATGCAAGTCTGATTAGAAAAGATTGCTGTACAGTAGTGGTTGTGCGTGTAAAAACCACTCCGTCACATTTTTTCCTCGAAAAATCCGCCTCTACAGTCACCTCATTCCCTTCAAAATAAGAATGTTAGAAAAACGGTTCATTCTTCGATTCTGATTGCATCAACATAGTCTTTACATAACTATATAcgagtattaaaaaaaaataattttctgttCATTTTTAGGTCCGAAACTACACAAAAGCGTTGGGATTGTACGACCAGGTAAATACGTTTCTAGGTTGTTTCCCTTGTTTCCTTTTACGCACCACACTCCAGCACGAGCTATTTACAGATTCAGCCTGCTATACTGGCCAGAATTGTAGGGCACTAGCTGCATCTAACTTTTCCTTCCAATTCCATCGAATGGTAGCGGGCGAACTTATTTTTAATGAGGTATTCATTCATTCCTATGCGTGGTAGACTGTTAGGGAGTCCAGCCATAGCGTTAAATTTAGCATCAACAACTTGTTGCCGTGCATAATGTAAATTTGTCTTCATTTCTTTAACCGGAAGCAGCACTGGGCCACTCCATAAATCTGCGAAGGTGGCAAGCTAACACGTGGAGCTCCATGAGttgttttatagaaaaaacagCCAAATTgctaaaataaatttgccttttaaatgtgtttaataagtaataaaaacacaaaatggttTTCCCTATTCTTTGTAAAAATTGTGTGACTTAAATGCTGGTTATATCTTTCGGTCACACACACGGATCGGATCGATTTGTGCTCACGATTGGTTCGGAAGGTCTCGAACTGCTGTTTCGTGTTGGcaatgtagattttttttaggtaTTACTTTGTATTTCCTCTACATTTCCTATTCGTCGAAGCCTTTGACTGACATGCAACTTAAGGTTTCGCGTTTGGATTCCACCCACACTGTGCAATATTGTTTGCTGAGCCTATTTTGGTGTTTGGCAATGCCATTTCCAAACAGGCCCTTGGCTTTTCACGTGTCCCATAGAGAACGTACCCCTTTAGCATTCAGCTTATTTATTACTGTTGGATATTTGGCTCTAGCGTGTTGCCATCTTAACACCATCAAAGAACCTATCCTGACCCATTGACTACAGAGGAACTTTTGCTGTGTAGCACCCGTGCAAGCGTTCCTTTTATATGATGTACCGTGCAATTTTTACTATGTTTTATGACAAATCGATTATCAAGTGTTTGTTTCCATGACTCTCCGTCACCCCTggaggtgtgtgtgtatttaggAGTTTTGTGTAAGGTGATGGGTTTCACGCGATACGCGGTGAAGTGCCGGTACGTACATTCTCTGGGCTTTTCTCGTCTGCTGCTCGTTTATATCGGTCACATTCCAGTTTCAGCCGTGGTGCAAGACGTTCTAGTTCCGAAAGAGAAAGTTACCATTTTGGTTTGCGAAATTTCCTCGAATTCTGTGTGAAAACCTTCAGACTAAAACGGAATTTAAAGGCTTTTGTGGGTTTAGTAAAGTAATATTTGTGTCTACTGCAATCAAGAATGAGCAACGCAAAGACGGCCCTTGGAATATTAGGTGGAGAAGATGAGTTGTTGCAAAGCTTTGTACGTGTTGGTCTGAAAACGGACACGGACGATGATCAGCAGCAATCGAATGTAACATTCTCGGGTGGAgcgggtggtggtggaagtggCGCTGGTGCTGGCGGCACTGGTGCCAGTGGCCCACAGACGACCACCATCCAGCATCAGGCTAGCCAGGGCAAGCTGGATACGCATCTGATTCGCCAATTTTCCGATCATTGTTCGGATATGAGCGATAAAAATGCACCCAGAAAGTATCGGTGAGTGGCAGGGAACAATATGGAAATAATCACGTAATCATCGATACGTTCTTTCCTACAGAGATTTGTTCAACGAGCCAGTAGATGTGAAGAAACGACGATATTTTGATGAAGTGTACACCGACAAAGATCGTGCGGCTGCCGTTAGTATAGGCAAGTGGCGACAAACTGGCAATAGGCAGTATCTCCTAGGTTTATCCATGAACTAGCaactgtgttttgttgttacagGAAACTTTGATATCAAGCAAAACCTCATCAACAAACGACGCCAGGAACGTAACGAAGCGTTACAAACCGAGGAAGCCGAACCGGGTGCCATTTTGGCACTGGGGATGCGTGAGATTAAGAATGGAAATTTGGACAATGCCGTTCTCTTTATTTCTAAGGCACTATGCACATTTTACCACCTCTAACAAGCTACATAATATGATCTCAATGGAAGTACTGATGAAGCGTTATCCTTTTCAGGCTTTGGAAATGAACAACAATGATCAAAACGCCTTGGTTGCTAGAAGCCGATGTTTCCTCCAGCTTGGCGAACCGGCCAAAGCTTTACAGGATGCAGAAACAGCTCTCGTGCTAGACAAGAACAACATTCGGGCGATCTACCAGAAGGCGGAAGCTCTCTACTACTTGGGCCAGTTTGAGCatagtttgatgttttttcatCGTGGCTTGCGTTTGCGTCCGGAGCTGGCTAGTTTCAGGCTTGGTAAGTAGCACATGTACTAGAACTCTTGACCCCCAAATCCTTGTAACCTGACCCTTGCACTATCGTTGCAGGTGTGCAGAAAACTCAGGAAGCGATCGAAAATACGATCGGTAACAACACCAAGAACCAGCCGCAGAAGAAACCGGCCAAGGTGGAGAAACCCAAGACTGCTAAACGGTATCAACTATCGCGGGATGAGCTGGAAAAGCGTGCTTCCCGACGGCTGCTGGGTGATTTGTACATCGACAAGGAATATCTGGAGAACCTGATCAAGCATCCCGATCTGCGCAAAGCAGACACAAACACGGAGGGCGTTTCAGAATACGCGAAGGATGCGATAAACTTCCTAAACAATAGGCAGGAGTTTTGGCGTCAACAAAAGCCTTGCACGAGcttgaatgcaaaaaaaattaacggtGCAAACGGTATGCTTCCGCGTTGGTTGTAAGATTTGATAATGCGTTGTGGAATCGGCCTTTCCGATGTGGAAAACCGAAGAGCAATGCGGGGAGTAAACGTAACGAGACGAACCGTACACATGAAGGTTTATTCCGTTCGATTATACTGTTTCACGTAAGAATTTATTATGTTGCACTACTTGCTAGGGGTACTTACCGCTTGTAAACACTTTGTGATAAGCACATAGCACAATAAACGTTCATAAAACGAGTTCACGCCAAACAATCGAATCTTGCATAACGCGTCCTTTCACAATGAATCCTTCGCAAGCAAACGGATTTGCATATTGCAATTGGTGCGCATTATTGCTCAACCTTTCACTGATTGTTGTTACTAGCGACTATTATTCGGATATCACACAATTGAACAAGAAATAAACGCGAATATCGTGAATACACGTGGATTGCGGAGAGCTCACGCTACGATTGGGAAAACGAATTTGCTACCACTGTGCGACAGCGCATTTATTCGAGTACTGGACGCGGTCTCATAACCACAATGTGACACTGTCAACATGAAGTTGTTTACCTAAACGTCATaataaacaatagaaaaattacaaaaactcAAGTTTAGTTAAAAGTTCGTGCATTGTGAAGAGTGTTTATCGGCCAGGTTAGTTGCCCTTTAATCGTGTAACAATTGTTCCGCATTGGCAATGATGCCTGGCAGTGCCGGAAGGTACAGTACCAGAAGGAAAGATTGAGAAAGATGTGATACCTTCGTAATTGCGAAAGAATGTTTGTCCACCAGTGTCGCTTCCTGTGCGTGTTCTGGAATAATGTCGTCTTTTTGTGCATTGCGGTAAAAGGCGATAGTGTAGTATGTGAGCTAACAAACAAGCCAACCTATAAAACAATCGTTTGATCTGCAGCATCtgcataaataattaaatcctCATACGTTAACGATTGTTGGTGGTTTACTTTACCCAGCGGAAAAAAGACAAATCGAATTCCTTCACATAAAAACAGTGACTGTGCGAAGGAAACGTTACAATTGCTGCTTTAATAGCTGGATAGTAATACCTTGATCCAGAAGCATTCGAGCTAATTGCGTGATTTGTATGCGTGTTATTTGAGTGCAAATTTGGAAGCCCGCAAGGTTAAAGAAACGCACTCTCCATGGTGTGGCtacgttttttcttctaaagtaAATGTGTTCAGTGCTAAATTCTCGTGGAATTTCAACAACTCTTTGAAAATTTGTGTAATGTTTTAGTTAAACTTCAGCCAACAAATCACTTATTCGGTTACTTCCGTTTTGCATACCGCACAGCAAAACATCAATTATCGACTTTTGACTGTCAAGTGCTTTAACAACGCACACACGCCCCGAAAAAGGACCGCCTTGGTAAAACACTGAACTAATTGTCAATCCTTTTTACATCGCTAGCTTTGCTGGTTGCGTTTGTTGATTGTGTAGGAAGAAATTCGTGCACCAAATGACCGCCGTACAGTCTACATCTCCACCCCCTGGCCTAGTGAAAGATGGCTAGCCCACCCAGAACCGATGATGACTAAGTGCAGTGCTGTATCGGAACGTTTATTCCTTTGACGAATGTCAACAGAAGAAAAGGTATCTGTGTTGTGTATTTCTGTGCGTGTGATTATGTATGATTGTGCCTGCGTGTTTTAATACGACTTGATTGCGTTCAAGGATGCACAACAAATCATCATTTCTATTTATTATCGACGGATCGCAGTAGGCGAAGCGATCAAGTGAATAGTCCTTGAAGTTGTGGTTTGATCATGTACAGCTATTAGCAAGttacttgtgtttttttccgccGTGAAAAGGTCTCCGTCGGCCAGTGTTTCAGGGTGTGTAAACAGcgtattttttctgattttttatttctcttgtaCAGTGTAGGAGCCGTTCAAAATGCCGTGTGAGGTGATACATACTTTTACATTCTAGTTGTACAAGTGTATAATCACAAAGACGCGcgaagaaaggaaaggaaataaaccGGATCACATTTCCTTCTTCCGGTCACGGGCGTAGCGGAAGCTAGCTGAAAAGAgacagtaacaacaaaaaacgcccGAAAGCAGATATCCAGCAGAAGGGAAGGCTATGTGCCGCTAGGCATTCATTGAGTTGGAACGCAGAGTCTCCACAACAGACGGAAAAATAAGCGAGTTACAAAAACATCCAGCAGACCAAACGGAACAGCTAAAGGAGAGGAAGTAAAGAACCGAACAGCAGGCGGCAGGTGTCAAAGCAAAACCCgaagaaagcaaagaaaacggGAAACTGCGCGATACATACGGCGAGAACGATGTTGACCGTATTATGCGTGCgtgcggaaggaaggcacgacgATCATAACCGCCAGGCAAGATAAACAAATCCACCCagcgaagaaaaagcaaaaacagtaGGCGTTGGAGCGCGCACTCGgtagaatattttattactcCGCGGTCCAATATACGAGCCCTAGCATAGCGCAGCAGGCGCTCCCCGGCACGTTGTGGTCAGCGTGTGGGAAGGAATCGGTGGAGGTAAAAATAGCGAATATACTCTTCAAAAAGTGTGAGTGGCTGTGCGGGTCGCGcatattttttggaaaaccgaCTCAAACCAGTCCTCAGAACACGGCAAGCTTCGCGATATAGTAATTCGGTTACATCCAGCCAAAAACGCACGAGTTTTAAGAAGGTGGTACGACGTACGAAGTGCTACACACATATCCAGCGCAACATGCCCCGCAACGGTGAAGCATCATCCGGACTGGATAAAGGGGTCAGTAGCTCGAAAACGGCTCCAGAATGGTTGCATCCAGACCATGTCATCATGAACGAAGGTGTTACGTTCGACGTGCGGGTAAGTTGAATCTCCTGTAGACACTGGCCTTACCGCCGGTTTCCGGGTTGTGTGTTACGTGTTACGGAGCCTCCAAACATTTTTCCGATCTCGTCCCATTGTTTGGCACTTCCGGTGTCAGTGCAGTGTTCTTTACTATTtcttcctgttttgttttcattgcaaACCATTGCCAGCGTTTCTTCCTCGTTCCTATGACTTCCGGATTCAGTCCGTAGGATCTTTCCGGGGTCTCCCCCCACCTATATATTCCCCAATTCCCCCTTTATATCTAAGCTGATATCATTCAAGGTAGCGAAAAGTGACGCGGGTTCCCTGGAGCGTATAGAATAATAAAGTTGTGGCAAAAGATGCAGAGACAACGATCTCTCACTCTCAACGTTCAAACGGAACAGAATTGCTCAAGAAGCGTGAAACACCGCAGCCCACATGGAGCGAAGGAATGATACCGGTCGTTCTGAAGCAAGCAATTAGCGGcggtgtgaaaagaaaactaaaaggGACAGGAAAACCCCAGAAACATTGTTTATCCTTTTGCAGCAATAATTCTCAAAACAATCCTTAATGATCCCGCATGAAATGGGATACGGTTGGGTGTCGGGGGGGAAGAAGTTTGAAGCGACTTTTGTTGCGGATTTGCTCAAATGGTTCGTTGCTGCTTCTATGTTTCATAAGCAGGTGTCAAGAATGTGGTCCATCCGGAAGTTAGGGTAAACAATTGATTGTCAATGGCAAAGCGATCTATGCAAAGTCGGAAGGACGGTGTGGCCATTGTCAGGTTACCACATCTCtgttttaatacaattttgaTTCGGTTCGAAACGTAGCACTGGAACGTGGCGCAAAGTAATTCATAGAGTAAAATGCACGAAAATGCACTACACGGAATGCAAATGCAACACAAACATGTAACTAATCCACTAGGGTACTGTTACTAATATTCAAActttgaatataaataaacccTTTAGAGACGGTTTTCGCAGATGGAAAATCGAGCTTTATTTAATATAACTTTGGTCAAATGGAATGGAACAGAGAACTACAACATACAAGATATATGATCGCATTGACCGAAGATACTTTGAATGATGACACAAAGAACCGGTGGAATGAGATGGAATTAAAAAGAATCATGTGACGACATACAAACGTATGCGCCATGAAGATGAATCATACTGGGAATCTTGCTGCATTCCTGCTGGTATTCCCCAGCTCgattttgttgaatatttgaaaatattttcgtaCTAAGGTTAGGCAAGTTGATTCAGCTGTACTGATActtgtttcaaaattgtttgtcTGGAATTGTTGAACCTGTCACGATGTTGATGCGATGATCTTTCGACGACCTTTGTATGCATGTTAGTGGAAATTATAGCCAATTAAGGATTTACTCTCCAGGATAAACATGTTTAACGATTCATATAGTTATTAGTGCTTGTATAACACTGTACACCAATTTGTTATGAAAGCTGCAAATTTGGTGCTGTTTTGCGATGAGCATAATGATATTTATATGGAAAGGAATGCGTTTATTTGCATTCCGCACCACGCTGCCACGTATCACTAGTTCCTTTTTCTCTCGCATGTAAActgaagtataaaaaaaaccggaaatgGGATAGATGGTATGTGTATACGCGAACAATGATGAACATGGCGCCTTTGCATTCCCGATGACGATCAATGCGTCGCGGTATGGTGTCGAAATCGAAGTTGAAATCGAAATCGTGTATAATTAGTTGGCTTTCTATTTGGTATTCTAATGAATCATCGATGCGAATCGGTACGCAGTGTTTCCGTTGCACTAGAGCTCTGGCATGCGGCTATTGCCCTTTGCGAACGAGAGGGCTGAGAGATTAAACGaaggattttaattttacttacA
The DNA window shown above is from Anopheles funestus chromosome 3RL, idAnoFuneDA-416_04, whole genome shotgun sequence and carries:
- the LOC125767496 gene encoding outer dynein arm-docking complex subunit 4, encoding MSNAKTALGILGGEDELLQSFVRVGLKTDTDDDQQQSNVTFSGGAGGGGSGAGAGGTGASGPQTTTIQHQASQGKLDTHLIRQFSDHCSDMSDKNAPRKYRDLFNEPVDVKKRRYFDEVYTDKDRAAAVSIGNFDIKQNLINKRRQERNEALQTEEAEPGAILALGMREIKNGNLDNAVLFISKALEMNNNDQNALVARSRCFLQLGEPAKALQDAETALVLDKNNIRAIYQKAEALYYLGQFEHSLMFFHRGLRLRPELASFRLGVQKTQEAIENTIGNNTKNQPQKKPAKVEKPKTAKRYQLSRDELEKRASRRLLGDLYIDKEYLENLIKHPDLRKADTNTEGVSEYAKDAINFLNNRQEFWRQQKPCTSLNAKKINGANGMLPRWL